Proteins encoded together in one Amblyomma americanum isolate KBUSLIRL-KWMA chromosome 1, ASM5285725v1, whole genome shotgun sequence window:
- the MED28 gene encoding mediator complex subunit 28, with the protein MASSNHIVDDFENSFQACLAAVTNPDYFYVRDSEEVKTGVEQTVQRFLDVAKQMESFFLQKRLVLSAQKSEQIVVEDNTELKNELARKEQLLQKYNEKILYWQSLLNDTSNTPGQQPQPQQQAPPGSTPQGMPTQGQQSMPMGGSAQGLPGPLAYLERTTSNIGMPDPRR; encoded by the exons ATGGCTTCGTCCAACCACATCGTGGACGACTTTGAGAACTCGTTTCAG GCATGTTTGGCTGCAGTCACCAATCCGGACTATTTTTACGTTCGCGACTCGGAAGAGGTAAAGACAG GAGTGGAGCAGACAGTACAACGGTTTCTGGATGTTGCAAAACAGATGGAGAGTTTCTTCCTCCAAAAGAGGCTGGTGCTGTCGGCACAGAAGTCGGAGCAAATTGTCGTGGAG GACAACACAGAGCTTAAGAATGAGTTGGCTCGCAAAGAGCAGCTGCTGCAGAAGTATAACGAGAAGATCCTTTACTGGCAGAGCCTGTTGAATGATACAAGCAACACACCAGGACAGCAGCCTCAGCCACAGCAACAAGCCCCGCCTGGAAGCACGCCACAAGGCATGCCCACTCAGGGCCAGCAGTCTATGCCAATGGGCGGCTCAGCACAGGGCCTTCCAGGTCCACTTGCCTACCTGGAGCGGACTACATCCAATATCGGGATGCCAGATCCCAGGCGGTGA